One window of the Lactococcus lactis genome contains the following:
- a CDS encoding radical SAM protein, producing MKYLFIRLHEACNAGCWFCNFAKSNDRFRLSPEKYQEILEECLRQKVNYIRFTGGEPLLDLNLPTYIRQATDLGIKCSIITNGSLLSRNVAKLKAAGLSQIIVSIDDIGENHNNNRQIKDLYNKAIDGLKRCKELGILTRVNTVCGPHNYKRMPQLKEEFSKIGVDYWELSALKLEEKIEYDATYDEIHEVIEKVYFSDDGIIPFGKMWCGDTLQEQNMYFKESIPPRVRTECSMTSRVRYYDAKNNNIYVCSLLPHRGLPKEDYYHFSENEKFAYTNDAIDRIAQKYRIHGKEICNGCSSTAAFYGERDYSYSEKSDWEY from the coding sequence ATGAAGTATTTGTTCATCAGGTTACATGAAGCATGCAATGCAGGATGTTGGTTCTGTAATTTTGCAAAATCTAACGATCGTTTTCGGCTTTCTCCAGAAAAGTATCAAGAAATATTAGAAGAATGTTTACGACAAAAGGTTAATTATATTAGGTTCACAGGTGGAGAACCATTACTAGACTTAAATCTTCCTACATACATCAGACAAGCTACTGATTTAGGAATTAAGTGCTCAATTATCACTAATGGTTCATTATTAAGTAGAAATGTAGCTAAATTGAAAGCAGCAGGTCTCAGCCAGATTATAGTTAGTATTGATGATATAGGGGAAAATCATAACAATAATCGACAAATAAAGGATTTATATAATAAGGCTATAGATGGTTTAAAACGGTGTAAAGAGTTAGGAATACTAACTAGAGTAAATACGGTTTGTGGTCCTCATAATTATAAGAGGATGCCACAACTGAAAGAGGAATTTTCCAAAATAGGAGTTGACTACTGGGAATTGTCTGCTTTAAAATTAGAGGAAAAAATAGAATATGATGCCACTTATGACGAAATTCATGAAGTAATTGAAAAAGTATATTTTTCAGACGATGGTATAATTCCTTTTGGAAAGATGTGGTGTGGAGATACCCTTCAAGAGCAGAACATGTACTTTAAGGAATCTATACCACCAAGAGTTCGGACGGAGTGTAGTATGACATCTAGGGTAAGATATTATGATGCAAAAAACAATAACATTTATGTTTGCTCATTGCTTCCTCATAGAGGACTTCCAAAAGAAGACTATTATCATTTTTCTGAAAATGAAAAATTTGCATATACGAATGATGCAATTGATAGGATTGCACAAAAATATAGAATTCATGGTAAAGAAATTTGTAACGGTTGCTCTTCTACTGCTGCATTTTATGGAGAAAGGGATTATTCATACAGTGAAAAAAGTGATTGGGAGTATTAA
- a CDS encoding helix-turn-helix domain-containing protein — MNKIYPNYSEAEKAIGATFKFLRESKGFSQEEAAGDEISSPQLSNFENGKTILVTNHFIALLRNINVDMFEFQNAYNQYLRNKDILLFSVKLSDAVMERDISKLKLFSKNLEKLLESDPHNKTLKLDSIRIKSVLSFVDKTCVITKNEQSFLISYLFNLKEWGMYDIRLLGTCAQFIDLIKLAELTNRMIDPSQINIELYHVKHAVVQCVLNIINIFVEQKMFEPARRLILYLENSEIHEYFMFDKLTLIYNRANYSYKRGDSDALEIMEQCLKVLEFCGCSKTATQVSDELKNLEKE; from the coding sequence ATGAATAAAATTTATCCAAATTACTCTGAAGCAGAAAAGGCCATTGGTGCTACTTTCAAGTTTCTTCGTGAGTCAAAGGGATTTTCTCAAGAAGAGGCAGCTGGTGATGAAATCTCCTCTCCACAACTCTCAAATTTTGAAAATGGAAAAACTATACTAGTAACTAATCACTTCATTGCTCTACTACGAAATATCAATGTTGATATGTTCGAGTTTCAAAATGCGTATAACCAATACCTTAGAAATAAGGATATTCTTTTATTTAGCGTTAAGCTTTCTGATGCAGTAATGGAAAGAGATATTAGCAAACTCAAGCTTTTTTCTAAAAATCTTGAAAAATTGCTAGAAAGCGATCCTCATAATAAAACACTAAAATTGGATAGCATTAGGATAAAATCAGTACTTTCTTTTGTCGATAAAACATGTGTCATTACCAAGAATGAACAAAGCTTTTTAATAAGTTATCTATTTAATTTGAAGGAATGGGGAATGTACGACATTCGTCTTCTAGGTACATGCGCTCAATTCATTGATCTCATAAAACTGGCTGAATTAACAAATCGGATGATTGATCCTTCGCAAATAAATATTGAGCTCTATCATGTGAAACATGCAGTCGTACAATGTGTCTTGAATATAATCAATATATTTGTAGAGCAAAAAATGTTTGAACCAGCGAGGCGACTTATTTTATACCTAGAAAATAGTGAAATTCACGAGTATTTCATGTTTGATAAACTTACGCTTATTTATAATCGTGCAAATTATTCATACAAACGGGGGGATTCAGATGCACTGGAAATAATGGAACAGTGCTTGAAGGTTCTGGAGTTCTGCGGTTGCTCAAAAACCGCAACTCAAGTATCTGATGAGCTTAAAAATTTGGAAAAGGAATAA
- the mobC gene encoding plasmid mobilization relaxosome protein MobC — MKGKKAQENRNRRHQRLIRFNDEENDYINAKVEASPFHNFQNFARILLITGEVHFTDYSELKRLNFEVNRIGNNINQLAKLAHEFQEISPADIQQLQTQMADLTTLVSEQLKQVKKEERRL; from the coding sequence ATGAAAGGAAAGAAGGCTCAGGAAAATCGAAATCGCCGTCATCAACGGCTTATTCGATTTAATGATGAAGAAAATGACTATATCAATGCCAAGGTTGAAGCGAGTCCTTTTCATAATTTTCAAAACTTTGCTCGGATTTTGCTTATCACAGGAGAAGTCCATTTCACGGATTACTCGGAACTCAAAAGGCTCAACTTTGAGGTCAATCGGATTGGCAATAACATCAATCAGTTAGCCAAACTGGCGCATGAGTTTCAAGAAATCTCGCCTGCGGATATTCAACAGTTGCAAACCCAAATGGCAGATTTGACCACTCTTGTGAGTGAGCAACTAAAGCAAGTCAAAAAAGAAGAGAGGCGACTATAG
- a CDS encoding ArdC-like ssDNA-binding domain-containing protein produces the protein MENEKKLSGLFEVSAFKHYLRFAAENLRYSQENLQQLLKQFPTATKVLTFEEWQKIGVLPKKKSRALEVIVPRKIVKRDLQHQLLTTEDGERMIDTQFILSPCLFDVSQTNASQKEWTPLFNHPECLGTPLRYAKLFVGLRAFSAGKVAIDFLKSETLPDKKQVWVPQGLGEETTIKRILQGLVALEVDTMNEEIRDFEVRAISYALFGHLKLSCEEEAFPELAEWTKSGKTPAFFEPILSHLTVLLQQIIRRLDPILEATFDPTVGKNPFERRLLAVQKARRRGQAPPVSERSFTLPSSASPENAAVQAMNRRMKAGNATRKARSQVMRKERKVENDE, from the coding sequence ATGGAAAACGAAAAAAAACTTTCAGGGCTATTTGAAGTGTCTGCTTTCAAGCATTATTTACGCTTTGCGGCAGAAAATCTAAGGTATTCACAGGAAAATCTTCAGCAGCTCTTGAAGCAATTTCCGACTGCGACAAAGGTTTTAACCTTTGAGGAGTGGCAGAAAATAGGAGTGCTGCCAAAGAAAAAAAGTCGTGCGCTTGAAGTGATCGTGCCACGGAAAATCGTCAAGCGTGATCTGCAGCATCAGTTATTAACCACGGAAGACGGGGAGAGAATGATCGACACTCAATTTATTCTGTCTCCCTGTCTTTTTGATGTGAGTCAAACAAACGCCTCACAAAAAGAATGGACGCCACTGTTTAATCACCCTGAATGTTTAGGGACACCTTTGCGCTATGCCAAATTATTTGTCGGCCTTCGGGCTTTTTCGGCGGGCAAGGTAGCCATTGACTTCCTAAAATCAGAAACCCTTCCCGATAAAAAACAGGTATGGGTTCCGCAAGGCTTGGGAGAAGAAACCACGATTAAAAGAATTTTACAGGGCTTGGTGGCTTTAGAAGTTGACACAATGAACGAAGAAATCAGGGACTTTGAGGTGCGCGCCATAAGTTACGCCCTTTTTGGTCATCTCAAGCTCTCGTGCGAAGAGGAGGCCTTTCCAGAGTTAGCGGAGTGGACAAAATCGGGCAAGACGCCCGCCTTTTTTGAACCCATTCTGTCTCACTTGACGGTCCTCCTTCAGCAAATCATTCGACGACTAGACCCGATTTTAGAAGCGACGTTTGATCCAACCGTGGGGAAAAATCCCTTTGAGCGTCGCTTATTGGCGGTTCAAAAAGCCAGACGACGGGGACAAGCACCGCCCGTTTCAGAGCGTTCTTTTACGCTCCCTTCTTCTGCCTCACCAGAAAATGCGGCGGTACAAGCGATGAATCGGAGAATGAAAGCAGGCAATGCGACACGCAAAGCCCGCTCACAAGTGATGCGAAAAGAGAGGAAAGTAGAAAATGACGAATGA
- a CDS encoding nucleoside 2-deoxyribosyltransferase encodes MKILLGTPITGILNDKSKKRCLEREKFICEFINVLRSQGHEVFCAIEIEKFGEKIAPGEICTQRDFEAMKKCDVYVAFPNDSYGCAVELGWASAFGKPIFLAINNAFGVKTPLYEGLGMIDTAQIKNYSSQLDFPQLDDKELMESLNEFLNNI; translated from the coding sequence ATGAAAATACTGCTAGGAACACCAATAACTGGAATATTGAATGATAAGTCAAAAAAGCGTTGTTTGGAAAGGGAAAAATTTATCTGTGAATTTATCAATGTTTTAAGAAGTCAGGGACATGAAGTGTTTTGTGCAATTGAGATTGAAAAATTTGGTGAAAAGATTGCACCAGGGGAAATCTGTACTCAACGAGACTTCGAAGCTATGAAAAAATGTGATGTTTATGTTGCCTTTCCAAATGATAGCTATGGGTGTGCAGTAGAATTAGGATGGGCTTCTGCATTTGGCAAACCAATATTTTTAGCCATAAATAATGCTTTTGGAGTAAAAACTCCGTTATACGAGGGCTTGGGAATGATTGATACAGCACAAATTAAAAATTACTCATCTCAACTGGATTTCCCGCAGCTAGATGATAAAGAATTAATGGAATCTCTAAATGAATTTTTGAATAATATTTAA
- a CDS encoding relaxase/mobilization nuclease domain-containing protein has product MVYTKHFAIHTIDRLRNSKDYIENAAKTLVEKSEVTVHLDNIFPYMMNDEKTFAKQLVSGYMIHNVYEASEEFIATKQLAAKENGEHFVFNPKTKRLEFSLKSLERARNGKQAVLAYHLIQSFSPEDGLSPEEVHELGRKTVMELTGGEYEFVIATHVDKAHLHNHIVFNSTNAMTGKQFEWQLPRLRNGKVKDMTYEAFQKISDRIASKAGAKIIEVSPKNSHAKYTKWQTENIFKLRIKSRLDFLLEHSLDLDDFKTKAKALNLAVDFSGKWATYRLLDDVQVRNTRGRNLVKSDPERYNLDRIEAHLKKNTGIFSVADVVNQYEEKIETRKNDFDYQVTIEPWQIDHVTAKGIYINVDFGLAQHGVIFIGAYKTDLLEDGNYNLYLKTNDYFYFMDTAGAANNRFMKGPTLMWQLSLYNGTVPIAKEKVISTINELTEAINFLASHGVTEGGEQLVRLEQQLLEAVQEAKDRLKELDNKIRELNDSAKELIVSNISDYQDETLEQIKNQIGSVQASRRLLKEINDDAIREIGEYQVILVNSNKVDESWKGKRNLK; this is encoded by the coding sequence ATGGTTTATACCAAACATTTTGCGATTCACACGATTGATCGTTTGCGCAATTCCAAAGATTATATTGAGAACGCCGCAAAGACCTTGGTCGAAAAATCCGAAGTAACAGTGCATTTGGATAATATCTTTCCTTACATGATGAATGATGAAAAGACTTTTGCCAAACAGTTGGTATCAGGCTACATGATCCATAATGTCTATGAAGCCTCAGAAGAGTTCATTGCCACCAAACAACTTGCGGCCAAAGAAAATGGCGAGCATTTTGTCTTTAATCCTAAAACCAAGCGACTGGAGTTTTCTCTCAAAAGTTTAGAGCGGGCAAGAAATGGCAAGCAGGCGGTGCTGGCTTATCACTTGATTCAATCCTTTTCACCTGAAGACGGCTTAAGCCCTGAAGAAGTTCATGAGTTGGGACGAAAGACGGTTATGGAATTAACAGGTGGGGAGTATGAGTTTGTCATTGCGACGCACGTTGATAAAGCGCATCTGCATAATCACATTGTCTTTAATTCCACAAACGCGATGACAGGCAAGCAGTTTGAGTGGCAGCTGCCTCGTTTGAGAAACGGTAAGGTCAAGGATATGACTTACGAGGCTTTTCAAAAAATCTCGGATCGGATTGCGTCCAAAGCTGGTGCAAAAATTATAGAAGTCTCGCCTAAAAATTCTCACGCCAAGTACACCAAATGGCAGACAGAAAATATTTTTAAGTTGCGGATTAAATCGCGTTTGGACTTTTTATTGGAGCATTCGCTAGACCTGGACGATTTCAAAACAAAAGCCAAAGCGCTCAACTTAGCCGTGGACTTTTCTGGTAAGTGGGCGACTTATCGTTTACTAGATGATGTGCAAGTAAGAAATACGCGTGGGCGGAACTTGGTCAAGTCTGACCCAGAACGCTATAATTTGGATCGGATTGAAGCCCATCTGAAAAAGAATACAGGAATTTTTTCTGTGGCCGATGTCGTCAATCAATACGAAGAAAAAATCGAAACCAGAAAAAATGATTTCGATTATCAAGTGACGATTGAGCCTTGGCAGATTGATCATGTGACGGCCAAAGGAATTTATATTAATGTGGATTTCGGGCTTGCTCAACATGGTGTGATTTTCATTGGTGCTTATAAGACAGACTTGCTAGAGGACGGTAATTATAATCTCTACCTCAAAACCAATGACTATTTTTATTTCATGGACACGGCAGGCGCAGCCAATAATCGCTTTATGAAGGGGCCAACCCTCATGTGGCAGCTCAGCCTTTATAATGGCACTGTTCCTATCGCCAAAGAAAAAGTGATTTCGACCATTAACGAATTGACCGAGGCCATTAACTTTTTAGCGAGCCACGGGGTGACCGAGGGGGGAGAGCAGTTGGTGCGATTAGAGCAGCAACTGCTTGAAGCAGTGCAAGAGGCAAAAGATAGATTAAAGGAATTAGACAATAAAATCAGAGAGTTAAATGATTCGGCTAAAGAATTGATTGTCAGCAACATTTCAGATTATCAAGACGAAACACTTGAACAGATAAAAAATCAGATTGGTTCGGTCCAGGCTAGCCGCAGACTGTTGAAAGAGATTAATGATGATGCAATAAGGGAAATTGGCGAATATCAAGTAATCCTAGTAAACAGCAATAAAGTAGATGAAAGCTGGAAAGGAAAGAGGAATCTGAAATAA